From the Chloroflexota bacterium genome, the window CAACTGCTGGCGATTGATGGAGAACGCCCGGAGGCGGGCGGCTTGCAGTTGAACCCGGCCAGTTAACTTTCAGGAGGTCATCATGATCGAAGCCGTCACTTCTCTCTTTTCAGCCTTCGGCCTCTCGGCCAGCGCCGGCCTCAATGCCTACCTGCCGCTGTTGATTGTGGCTCTGGCCGCCCGCTTCACCGACTGGTTCAAGCTCGCCCCGCCGTTCGACGCCCTCACCTCACCCTGGGCAATTGGCGTGCTGGTCGTTCTGCTGTTGATTGAATTCTTCGCCGACAAGGCCCCGGCGGTCAACCACCTCAACGATGCCATTCAAACCTTCGTCCGCCCGACGGCGGGCGCGATCCTCTTCGCCGCCAGCACCCAAACGGCCATACACGTGCATCCGGTGTTTATGATCATCCTGGGTCTGCTGGTGGCGGGCACAGTGCACACGGCCAAGTCGGCCATTGTTCGCCCGGCAGTGACGGCCACCACTGCCGGCATCGGTAATACGCCGGTCAGCATTCTCGAAGACATCGTGGCCGCCGTCATTTCGATTCTCGCCATCGTCCTGCCGGTGCTCATCAGCCTATTGATGATTTTGCTGACGGCCTTCATCATCTGGTGGCTGTGGCGGCGCAGGGCGGCCCGCCCGGCGCGAGCGTAGTTTTAATACGCGCCAGTTTATTCTGAGGTACACTTAGCGCCACACTCAAACTTTTTCAAGGAGACTTCTCAATGGACTCAGGAACCCCTTCACCCGCCCCGGCTAACAATCAACGCAATATCATTATTGGTGTCGTCGTAGCAGTTGTGTTGCTTTGCTGTTGTTGCTTGACTGCCATTGCCGCCTACTGGCTCTACCAAAACGGCGACGCGCTGTTGGGAACCACCAGCGGACTGGCCCGCCTGCTGAGCTAACCCGGCCTGCACTTCTTCAACACACAACCCTCTCCACGCCGAAGAGGGTTGTTGTGTTTAAAGGCGGGCAAACGGCCCTTCGCGCTTTGCCGCCAGCGCCCGCAATTCATTCAGGGCGGCGCGCGCGGCGGCAATTTCTTCGGCGGCGAGCGGCAACTCGGCAAACTCATCCTCGTCCAACACAAACTCTTTGCCCGACGGCTGAACGAAATAATCGAGCGCCAGGTCTTCGGCGTAAATGTGCGCGCCGTCAATGCTGGCCGGACGGGTGACGTTGCAATACCAGCCTTTGAATGAATCGTCTTGGGCGTCGTAAATGGCAAACACGTTGTACCAGTGGTCGGAATAAAAATATTCCACGAAGCGGTCGCCCGTCGTCAGCGTCACGTAGCCAAGCTCCATGCGCTCGCGCTCGAACCGCGCCTCCAACACCATCATATTCTGTGTGCGTTGCAGGACTTCGCCGGTGTAGGCAATCTTTTCTTTGCCAGTATGATCCAACTTGTGAACAGTGATCACCGTTTTCGGACTCCCTCGGCCCTGAGCAACATCACCACCTCATCTCCCGGTTGAGCCGCCAGCCCATTTTCAACCATCGGCCACTCCCCAACCTCTGTCTTAATTGTAGCCGCCTCTGTCACCCGGCCCTCGATCAACTTCCCCGGTCCCAAAAACTTCCGCACGAAGTCGTTTGCTGGCTGGCGATACACTTCAACGGTCGGCCCAATCTGCGCCACGTTGCCTGCTTGCAGAATCAGCGCCTGGTCGGCAATGCCGAAGGCTTCCTGCTGATCGTGAGTCACGTAAATCGCCGTCTGCCCGAAAGCGCGTAGCAGGCTTCGCAATTCGCCTGTCAACTGCTCCCTCAGCGCCCGGTCGAGCGCGCCCAGCGGCTCGTCGAGCATTAACAGGCGTGGCCGGGGCGCGAGGGCGCGGGCCAGCGCCACCCTCTGCGCCTCGCCGCCTGACAGGGTTTGTACGTCGCGCCGCTCGAAGCCTTTCAGCCCAACACGCTCCAACAGTTCGCTCACTCGCGCTTTGTCGTTCCCCTTCAGCCCAAAGCCCACGTTGTCGCCGACTGAGAGGTGGGGAAACAAAGCGTAATCCTGAAACATAAGACCAAAGTTGCGCTGGTGAGTCGGTTGCCCCTGAATCGACTCGCCGTCCCACAGCACGTCGCCGGAGTTAGAAGGAGTCAGCCCGGCGATAATTGACAGCAGAGTTGATTTGCCACAGCCCGACGGCCCCAGCACCGCCAGCACGTCGCCGGCCTTCACCGTGAACGAGACATTGTGGAGCGCCTGCACGGTGCCAAATGATTTCGAGAGGTTGCGAACTTCCAACATAAAATCTACCACGAAGGCACGAAGACACGAAGTGTCACAAAGAAAACTTGGTGATACTTTGTGCCTTTGAGTCTTTGTGGTGAAAATTCAAAACTCGGCCACACCCTTGAGCCGCGCGCGCTCGATGAGCAGGATGCTGGCCCCGCTGGTGAGCATGAGGATGACGCTCAGGGCGAGGGCGCGGCCAAAGTTGAGCGCGCCTGGTTTGCCGATGAACGAGTAGATAGCGAGCGGCACGGTTGGAAATTCGGGGCGGGTGAGGAGGGCGGTTGCGCCGAACTCGCCGAGCGAGATGGCGAAGGCAAAGGCCGCCGCCACCAGCGCCGCCCGTCCGATTAATGGCAAATCAATCCGCCGCCACACTTCGGCCTGGCTCGCGCCGAGCGTGGCCGCCGCCCCTCGCCACTGCGGGCGAATGCTCTGCCACGTGGGCAGGAGCGTGCGAACTACAAATGGAAATGCAATGAGCGTGTGCGCCAGCGGAATAAGAATTGGCGAGGCGCGCAGGTTGAACGGCGGCCGGCTGAAGGCAATGAGAAAGCCCAGGCCGAGGGTAACGGCTGAAGTGCCGAGAGGGAGCATGAGGAAGGGCTCGATCAGTTGGCTCCACCCCCCAACCGCTGTCGCGCCCCCTGACGGAACAGCACCGTCAGGAGAGGGGGAGTCGTTCGGGCGAGGGTTCGCTAACATCCACGCCGTCGGAAGACCCAACATCAACGAGAGCGCAACGGTGACAACGGCATATCGAGCCGAGTTTCCTACGGCGCTGATGGGCGTGTAAAAAAAGGCGGCTCCCCGTTCGTTTTCAAACAAGGCGTGGTAGTAGTCTAAGGTCAACCCGGTTTGAAACGCCCCGCGTTCCCCCTGATCAGCTTCCAGCTTTATGATGGAGCGGACGGTAAGCGCCGTGAGCGGCGAGAGTAGTAACACAAACAAGCCGGCGATGACGATGGCGGCCAATGTCTTTTGCTTGAGCGAGGTGAGTGGACGCTGGGTGAACTCAGTGGAACGCAAAGTAGCGGCGCGCGTGACACTGGCCGAGAAGCGGGTGTAGAGAATCGTCAGGGCGAGCGTGCAAGCCAGTTGCAGGAGCGAGAGCGCCGCCGCCGCCGGCAGGTTGAAGAAGGCGAAGGTCTGGCGATAAATCTCAACTTCGAGCGTGGCAAACCTGGGGCCGCCGAGGACAAGCACTACGCCGAAAGAAGTGAAGTCGAAGATGAAGACGAGCAGGGCGGCGGCGAACAAAGCGGGCGCCAGCAGAGGCAGGGTGACGGTGGCAAATGCGCGGAGAGGACTCACGCCCAGAGTCCGGGCGGCTTGAGAGAGGCGCGGGTCGAGGTGGCTCCAGTAGTCGCCGACCAGGCGGATGACGATGGTGGTGTTGTAGAAAACGTGGGCCAGGACGATGGCGGCCAAACCGGAGAGAGTCAATGCCGGCAAGTTGAGCACGGCCAGTCCCAAATTGATCCAGCCGCGCTCGCCAATCAGGGCATTGAATCCGGCGGCGACGACGAGCGTGGGCATGACGAAAGGCACGGCGGTGAGGGCGCGCAGAAGACTCTTGCCGCGAAAGCGATGGCGGCCTACCAGGTACGCGCCCGGCAGGCCGACGAGGAGCGTGGCAATAGTAGACAGCGTTGCTTGCCAAAATGTGAAGCCGACGACGCGCCAGGTGTTCGAGTCGGCGAGCGTTGCCAACATGCCGTCGCCGCCGCTCAGGCCGATGATGGTTGCCATCGGGTAAACGTAGAACAGGGCGAAGAAGGCGAGCGGCAGGAGCCAGAGATAGCGAAACATGAGAAGAGAGAAGAGAGAAGAGAGACGCTTCTCTCTTCTCTCCTCTTTTTACTTTACGACGATCTCCGTCCACTCCCTGATCAGCGCCTCGCGTTTGTCGGCGATGATCTGCGGGCTGAGGCTGACGGGCGACTCGACGGTGGGCGTGTACTTCACGAACACGTCGGGCAGTGTTGCCGACGGCAGGGCCGGGTAGACGAACATGTTGAGCGGCATGTCTTCCTGAAACGTCTTGCTCAACATGAAGTCAATCCACTTCTCGGCCAGGCCACGGTTCTTCGTGTCTTTGAGAATGCCCACGAACTCAATTTGCCGGAAGCACGACCCGGCGCTGGCGACGCTGGCCGTCGGCGAGTCACTCAACGGCTGGCTGGCGAAGAAAACTTCGGCGGGCGGGCTGGAGGCATACGAGACGACGATGGGGCGCGGCCCTTTGCCGCTCGACCCACTGAAGTCGGTGTAGTAAGCCGTCTCCCAGTCGGCGGCAACTTTGACATCGTTCTCGCGCATGGCCGCCCAATAATCGCCGAAGCCTTCGTCGCCGAAGGCAGACCAGGCGGCAAGGACGAAAGCCAGACCGGGGGAGGACGTGGCCGGGTCTTCGACGACGGTCAGACCTTTGTACTCCGGCCGGGTGAGGTCGGTGAGGCCGCCGGGTGGCGGGAGACCTTTTTCTGCAAAGTAGGCTTTGTCGTAGTTCAGGCACACGTCACCGTAATCCACCGGCAGAGCGCGATTCTCGTCGTCCAGTTTGAGAGCGGCGGGAATCTCAGCCAGGGCCGGAGCGTCGTAAGCTTCAAACAGTTCTTCGTCGAGGGCGCGAGAGAGCAAGGTATTGTCCACTCCGTAAAGCACGTCGGCCAGCGGCGCGCTCTTGTTGAGGATAGCTATATTCAGCATCATGCCTGCGTCGCCCGACTTGAGCACCGTCACCGTGACGTTGTTGGCCGACTCGAATTCTTTCAGCACCGAGTCGGTGACGGTGAACGAGTTGTGCGTCATCACCGTGAGCGAGCGCGGCCCGGCAGGCGCGACGCAGGCGGCGAGGAGCAAAGTTAGAGTTAGAGTGAGGAGTGAGAGTTTTTTGGACATGGAGTCTCCTGAAATGAACAACCCGCAGGGGGCTGTGCCTGAGACAATGAACAATGAGCAATGAAGAAATCCGTTCAATCAGGTAAATCCGTTGACCCTGATTGTCACACAAATCAAAAGCCCTTTGGTCAAAGCAACAGTGACCTGCGGCTCAATCATCACGTTGCTAATGCCGCGCGTGGAGCCGAAGTTCAACGTTTCGCCGCTCAGCGGATATTCGAGACCGGAGGTGGTGATGCCGCTGGCGTCGCCGCCGACGGGGATCAGAGAGATGGTATCCCCGGCAGTGCCGGCGAAGGTCAGTTCGCCCGGCCCGCGCAGCAAGCTGATCTCTTGAGTTCCATCAAGCAGGCGAATGCGAGTTGAGGACAGTGCGGGCCAGGCGAGCAGGAGCAAATTAGCAAGCGTCTGATCCCAGCGCCCGCCCAGCGCGCCGAGAACGATAATGTCGTCTGCGCCTCCGGTCAGCGCAAAGTCGAGCGCGAGTTCCAGGTCGGTTTGGTCTTTGCGGGCCGGGTGGCGGATGATGCGCGTCCCGGCGGCTTCGAGCGCGGTCAGATCAGTGGGCGCGAGTGAGTCGAAGTCGCCGATGAGGATGTGAGGGAGAACACCAAGAGCGAGACAGTGTTTGGCCCCGCCGTCGGCGGCGATGATGGTGTCGGTCGGTTGGACGACGGCGCGGGCGGCGTCTAAATCTTGGAGTTCGCCGTTGGCAAAAATGACAGTGCGTATGCTTCGCAACAAAACACCCTCCGCCGGGGAGGGTGTGAATGCAAAAGGCTATCAGCTTCCCTCCGCCGGCATTATCCGGATCAGGTTCGCGGGTCGCAGAGTGGGTCTCTGCCTCTCAGCCTGGACGTTACCAAGCTCCCCGTGGTTGGTTTGTTATGCCTGCATGATAGCAAGCGCGGACATGAGTGTCAAGAAGATATTTTAGCCTCAGCCCGGCTCAGCCATTCGTTGACTTTGGCGTTCACAGAGGACTTTGCCCGTCTTCAAAATGTGGTTGAGAAAAGAATGGCGGTCTTTGACACAGGCTTGCACTTCAGCCGGAGTATAGGCCAGAATGTCAACCGGAAAGGTGCGCGGACGCAGAGCGCGGCTGATCAGTTCCTGGCGCTTGTCGCGGCGCAAGTCTGATTCGAGGATCACCAGTAAATCAAAGTCGCTCTGTTCGGTGGCCTTGCCAGCCGCCTGCGAGCCAAACAGCACGATTTTCTCAGGCCGGATGCGCTCGACCAGAGTTTGGGTGATTTGATGTAGGTGTTGTTCCTGTTTGGCAGTCATTAGAGGAAGGTTGCTCTGCTCAAATCATACCACCGAATGAAATTGAAAGGCGACAGCCGCCGAAGAATGACCGGCGGTTGAAGTGACGATAAATAGGAACATCCCGAAGGCGCAAAGCAAACCTTCGGGATGTTTCATAAATAATGGAGCGTCAAGAGAAAATCCACCTCTTTGCATTATGTTTTTATCCGTGTCACCTTGTCACTCGTAAACCACACATATCTCTGGTTGCCACGTTGAGCACCATACACCCACCGTTCTTTTATATTCTCTGCTGTAACTTCTTTATCATCCACTACTGTTGGGTTTCCCCAAGACAATGCTACCATCTCTTTTGTCATTCCCACAGCTATCTGCTTTTTCCGTATAAGAGCCGCAAATTCAGTTCCGAATTTTGACTCTATATCTTTGATACGAGTAGCCCGCTGTCGAGATCTTATGATCCTCATAGCGAGAAAAACGACTACTAACAGCGGAATGCCAAAAAAACACAAGCCGGCGATACATAGAGTTGCCATATCCTGACTGTTCATAATGCTTTCCCTCCAGTATTTGCTTTTGATACAAAAGAAACGGTTACTAACCCACGATCCACTCGGCTTGACGAGCATATCTCAGTTTGCGGTCATTTACCTCATCCTCCGCTTCCACTCATCCTTCAACTCCAAACTCGTCAAATCTTTGGCTTCGAGGAAGTCGGCCACCAGGCGGCTGAACTTGGGCGGGTCGTCGAGCATGGGGAAGTGCTTGCCGTCTTCAAACGAGATGTGGTGCAGGTTGGGCTTGCCGCCGTTGAACCACTCCTCGAGCGGCGGGGTGATGGCGGCGTCTTTGTCGCCGTTCACCAGCAAAGTAGGAGCATTCGTCCCGTTGAGTTCGGCCATCAGGTCGGTCGCGCCGATGTATTCCATTGATTTTTGAATCACCGCCGGGTCGAGCTTGTTGGTTTCGGTAATGACTTCGGCAGAGCCGGGGCCTTTGCCCACCAGCCAGTCGAGCAGAGACGGCACGTCCGACGACGTAAAGCGAGGATTGATGGATGTCTTGTTGAACGGCGTGCCAATCGTCATCAGCTTCACCACCCACTCCGGGTGCTGGGTGGCAAAGCGCAGGGCCACCACGCCGCCCAGCCCGTGGCCGACGAGGGCCAGCTTGGCCACGCCGAGGGTATCCATGAATTTGGTGATCAGTTCAGCCTGAGTGTCGAGGTTGTAATACATCGGCTTCTTGCCGGAGTCGCCGAAGCCCCACAAATCTATAGCGTAGGTGCGGTAGCGGGCCGAGACGGCCTGCATCGTCGGAATCCAGTAGCGCCACGAGCCGAGCCAGCCGTGGATGAACAAGACGCCGGGGCCGCGCCCCAGCACCTCGTAATGGACTACATCGTCGTTGACGACAATGGCGCTCATCGTATCCTAAGAACCATATAACCCATGCACTCTAATCCGCCCCTATCTTTGGTTCCAGGTTGCCCCTGGTTCTGCTGGGGCGCTTCCCCTGAAGAATCAAAGGTAAACAAAGAACAAAGGGACTTAGCGGATTAGAGCGTTCCACTTCTCACTCCGTCTTCTGCCCCAGAATTTCAGCCACGCGCTTGATCAATTGATCGGGCGCGAAAGGTTTGAGAATGTAATCGGCTGCGCCGACCTCGAGGCCGGTTTGAATCTCGCTTTCCTGGCCCTTGGCCGAAAGGAATACGACCGGGACGTCTTTGAGCTTGTCGTCGGCCTTCATGTGGCGGCAGGCCTCGTAGCCCGTCATCTTGGGCATGCGCACGTCCATCAAGATCAGCTCCGGGATGGACTCGCGCGCCGCCGCCAGCGCCTCTTCGCCGTTGGCGGCAGACAGCACCTCGTGCCCGGCGTAGCGCAGGGTAAAGGTAATCAGCTCCCGGATGTCGCGTTCGTCTTCAGCAATCAGTATTTTCGCCATAGCAATTCCCCGTTCTCAACTGGCAATTTCTAATTTCTCCGGCGCAAGTTTCAGGCGCAAATGGAACGTGCTGCCTTTCCCCGGCCCCTCGCTCTCGGCCCAGATGTGGCCGCCGTGCATTTCCACCAGGCGTTGAACAATGTTCAACCCCAGCCCGGTTCCGGCAGAAGCCAGCACCAGCGGGTCTTCGCCCCGGTAGAACCGTTCAAAAATGCGGCCCAACTCCTCCTCGGTCATCCCGATGCCGTTGTCTTTAACGCTAACTTGAACGGAGTTGGCGTCGCAATGGGCCGACATGACGAGGGTGCCGCCGGGGTTGGTGTAGGTGAAAGCGTTGTCGGCCAGGTTGGTGACAATTTGCGCCAGGCGCTCGCGGTCGGCCAACACCGGCGGCAGGTCGGGTGGGATGTTAGTGATCACCGTCATGGGCCGGTTCTGGGCGGTGATGCGGCCCTGCACGTGGTTGGCCGCGTCCCGGATCACGTCGGCGATGGACACCGGAGTCAGCTTGAACTCTACCTTGCCCGACTCGATCTTGGACACGTCAAGCAGATCGTCCACCAGAATTCGCAGACGGTCGGCGTTGGATTTGATCACTTCGAGGGCGCGGCCCTGATCTTTGTTGACAGGCCCGACCGCGCCCATGAGCAACAAGTCGGCGTAGCCTTTGATGGCCGTCATCGGCGTTCGTAGTTCGTGGCTCACCGTCGTCACAAATTCCGTCTTGAGCCTGTCCACTTCCACTTCGCGGGTGATGTCACGGAAGATGGACACCGAGCCGAGATATTCGTCGGTGGAGGTGACCGGCGAAAGCAGAATGGCGACGATGCGTTTGTCGTCGAGTTCGATGCGCTCGGCGATGGCGTCGCCCGGCTGATAGCTGGATGGATCGTTGCTCCAATGATTGATGGCCTCGGCCAGCTTGCGCGCCCCGGAGCCGTAGAGTCCCATGAAGTCGCCCACCACCCGCGAGAGAACGTCTTCGCGGGTGAGTTTGAGGATGCGCTCGGCGGTGGCGTTGAAGAGGATGATCCGCCCGTCGGGGTCGGTCACCATCACGCCATCACCCACCGACTCAAGGATGGCCCGGCTCTTGGAGGCTTCCACCTGATTGGCGCGCAACATGCCGCCCAGCCGTTCAGCCTGATCGCGAATGAGGCGATAGAGTTCGGCGTTGTTGATAGCCGAGGTGACCTGGTTGGCGGCGGCGGCCACCAGCCGCAGTTGGTCATCGCTGAAGGCGTTCCTCTCGTTGCTGTAGAAGATCATCGCGCCCAGCGCGTCTTCGCTGGAGATGAGGGGCACGCAGATGGCCGAACGGTGGTCAGGCGTTTGAGGCCGTTTGATCCAGCGCTCGTCTTCGTCCAGGTCGGGAACGATGATGGCTTGCCGGTTCTTAATCACCCAGCCGGCCAGGCCCTCGCCGCGCCGGAAGGGAGCCACCTGCCCGCCGGGCGGGAGCTGGAAGTTGACGCCCAGGGCGGCGCGATAAACAAGCTGGTCGGATTGCGGGTCGAGCAGGAAGAGGCCGCCCTGAGTGCCGCCGATCACTTCGTTCACCAGGCTGAGGGCGCGGGTGAGCACGCGGTCGAGATCAAGGTTGGCCGAGAGTTCGTTGGTGATGCGCAGAAGCGTTTCCACCCGGTCACGCTCTTTCTCCAGGTCGGTGGTGCGCTCGGCCACGCGCCGTTCCAGGTCGAGGGCATAGGTTTGGACGGTGGAGAACAGGCGGGCGTTGTCGAGGGCGATGGCCATCTGGTTGCCCACCTGCGAGAGCAGGCGCAGTTGCGATTCGGTGAAGTAGTAGGGTTGCTCGCTCTGCACCGAGAGCACGCCGGTGGCCGCGCCGCGCACGATGAGGGGCACACCCAGCCAGGCGCGATACTTAGCCTCGGTGGAGTAGCCAATGGCCACAGCAGTGCTGTCGCGCTCCAGATCGCCGATCATCAACGGCTGTTGGGTGTTAAGCACGTACTCGCTGAAGGTGTTGCCAGTCCGGGCCAGCAGGCTCGGCCCGCGCCGCTCTCCACGCTCTACCATTTCCACCGTCATCTCGTCGCTGTCGGTCAGCATGGTCAGCGACACCGAGTCCACCTGCAAGAGTCGCTGGACGTTGTCGAAGAGGTAATTCGTCAAACGGTGCAGGTCGAGTTCCTGCAGGGCGGTCACGCCCAGATCGTAAAGGGCCGAAAGCTCGGCGCTGCGCTGGCGGGTCTCAGACAACAGCCTGATCTTTTCGATGGCAACGGCCAACTGGCTGGCGATGGTGGACAAGATGCGCTCGTGCCCGGCGTTGAAGGCGTTTTCGTATTTGAGGTCTTGCACGGCCAGGACGCCGATCACGCGGTCCCCGGCCAGCATGGGCACGCCGAGGTAAGACCGGGCGCGGCTGTCGCCGGTGTGGATAGCGCCAAGTTCTTCCAACTTGACGCCAATGTCTCCGGTGAGCAATAGCGATTGCCGCGTTTGAATAATGTAGTTGGAGACGCCAACCGGTTCGTGGGGCGTCACTTCGGCCAGCTTGCCGTCATCGTAAAACATCGGGAAGGTGAGCAGGTTGCGAGTCGGATCGTAGAGCGCCAGATACAAATTCTGGGTGTTGAGCATTGCCCCAAGTTGCTCCGGCAGAGAGGCGAACAACTCGTTGAGGTCGGTGGCGGCGGTGATCACCCGCGAGACCTGGTTGATGGCGCTCAGTTCCGACAGGCGCAGTTGGGTCTCGTCGTAGAGCCGGGCATTTTGAATGGCAACGGCAGTCTGGTTGGCAATGGTCTGGGCCAGTTCGATCTCGCCCGGCTGGAAGCGGCCACGCTCGCCTTGATCGACGGTGAGACTGCCGAGCAATTGGCCGCCGGCGATGAGGGGAACGATGAGGGCCGATTTGACCCGCCTCTGCAGGAGCATCTGGCGGGCCTGTTCGGCCAGCAGTTCGGTGTGGAGAACGTCGTCAATCATCACCGGGGCCAGCGTTTCGCGCAGGCGATCCACCAGCGGGTTGTTGGCGAGCGGAATGGTGACGATGGCGGTTTGAGCCGAGCGGTTGACGGGGAACTCGGCCAGCACGTTGCCAACGCCGGCCCCTTCGTCGTAGATGATGGCCCCGACTCGCGAAATCTCCAGGGCCTTGCTCATCTCGCGAACGGCGATCTCAAGGATGCGGTCGAAGTCGAGGGTGGTGTTGAGCGAGGTGGAGATGCGGTTGAGCAGGGCCAGCCGTTGCGAGCGGTCGTTGAGTTCAAGGGCGCGCTTGACGCTTTCTTCAAAGAGGCGGGCGTTGTCGAGGGCGACGGCGGCCTGGTTGGCAAAGGCCATGGAGAGCACGGCGTGGTTGGCCGAGTAGAAGCCCACTTCCACTTTATCGAGGGCCAGCAGGCCGAGCACCTGGCCTTTGCTGATGAGGGGCGTGCCCAACCAGGAGCGGGTGCGGCTGATGATGCCGGCCGGGAACCGGTCGTCGCGCCGCACGTCGGGCACGATGATGGTTTGTTGAGCCTCCGACAGGTCTTTGAAGAGGCGGCTGTCTTCCACTTGCACCATCAGGCCGATCTGCTCGGTGTTGTTCTCAAAGCCGCGCGCTCCGGCCACGATCAGGAAGTCCTCTTCGTGAATCCAGAGGGTGGCGCTGTCGTAAGGGATGACGCGGCCCACCTGTTCGAGCACCAGGGTGATCACGTCTTCCTGGCGCAAGGTGGACGAGATGACGCGCGAGACTTCGGTGAGGGCTTGCAGTTGAGTGGCGCGTTCGCGCACGTCGGCTTCGAGGCGGGCCTGGGCGGTCACGTCTTCCACCAACAGCACCACGCCCGTCACTTGTCCCTCGCGCCGCAGTGGGTAGCCGTAGAAGTTGCTGACGATGGAAGAGCCGTCGGAAGCCGCGTCGCGGATGACGATGCGGTCAATCGGCTGGCCGGCGGTGACGGCCCGTTGAACCGCGTCGGCCAGACCGAGGTCACGGTAGATCGAGCGGAAGTCGAAGAGGTTCTGGCCGATCAGTCCGTCCGTCCAACCGAACGTCTGCCGCATCCAGCCGTTGAGGCTGAGCACCTTGCCCTGAGTGTTGAGGACGACCAGGCCCTGTTGCAGGGACTCAAACACGGAGGCGCTGAAGGCTTGCAGTTCCTGGGTTTCGGCCACGAGCCGGGTGTTCTTGGCGAGTTGCTCATTGGTTTCCGCGTCGAGGCGGATGTTTTCGACGCCGACGCCGATCTGGTTGGCCAGGATGGTGAACAGGTCAATGTCTTCGTTGGTGAACGGGCTTTGGGTTGATTGACTGCCCACCAGGCCAACGCCGATCAGGCGGCCACTGATAAAGATGGGCAGGGCAATGAAGGAGCGCAGTTCGAGCGCCTGAATGAATTTAGACTCGCCCCAGCCGCGCTGGCCGAGGTCGCGGGCCAGGAGAGGCGTGTTCAGTTCGACGATCTGCGAGAGCGGGTTGAGCCAGCCGAGCAAGGCGTTGAGATCGTTTTGCGGATGGATGTTCCCGGCCTGGGTTACCACTTGCAGGCCGTTGCCGTTGCGCAGGAGAGCGATGAGGCACACGTCGAGGGCCATCTCGCGGACGGTGGCTTCGGTGACTCGTTGCAGGAAGGCGATTTCGGTCTTGGCCTCGGCGGCCTCGCTGGCGATGCGGTGCAGGGCCAACAGGCGCTTGGCGCGCTGTTCGGTCTGCTCGATGAGGTTGCTGAGTTCGATCTCTTTGCGGGTGAGGGCGCGCGAGACGGCGTCGAGGTCGCGATACGACTTTTGCAGCTCGGCCAGGCCGTTGCTCAGTTCGGCGGCGCGGTGCTCGGCCTCGTCGTAGAGACGCGCGTTTTCGATAGCCAGCGCCGCCTGGTTGGCAAAGATTTCAACCGTTTCAATCGTGAGTCGATCCGGGGCGCGGCCATTGCGCGGATCGTCGAGGCTCATGATGCCCAACGATTGACCGCCAGAGCCGATGAGGGGCACAAACAAGAAATCGTCCTGGTGCCACTCGCCGGGTTTAGTGGCAGGCACGTTGCGAGGCACCAGACCGGATTCGACATTTTGCAGTTCGGGCGGCGTGCGGTCGTGCGGAATGTAGTACGACTGGCTGACGCGGAACTCCGTCTGGAAAGCGACTTCGTAGATCGGCCAGGGCGCGGGGTTGTTCTTGAGGCGCTCAAAAGTGGCGATGGGCACGCCGGCGGCGGCGATGCGTTGGGCCAGGTTGGTGTCCGGGTCGAGGACACTG encodes:
- a CDS encoding DUF4126 domain-containing protein, encoding MIEAVTSLFSAFGLSASAGLNAYLPLLIVALAARFTDWFKLAPPFDALTSPWAIGVLVVLLLIEFFADKAPAVNHLNDAIQTFVRPTAGAILFAASTQTAIHVHPVFMIILGLLVAGTVHTAKSAIVRPAVTATTAGIGNTPVSILEDIVAAVISILAIVLPVLISLLMILLTAFIIWWLWRRRAARPARA
- a CDS encoding DUF402 domain-containing protein, which codes for MITVHKLDHTGKEKIAYTGEVLQRTQNMMVLEARFERERMELGYVTLTTGDRFVEYFYSDHWYNVFAIYDAQDDSFKGWYCNVTRPASIDGAHIYAEDLALDYFVQPSGKEFVLDEDEFAELPLAAEEIAAARAALNELRALAAKREGPFARL
- a CDS encoding ABC transporter ATP-binding protein, with the translated sequence MLEVRNLSKSFGTVQALHNVSFTVKAGDVLAVLGPSGCGKSTLLSIIAGLTPSNSGDVLWDGESIQGQPTHQRNFGLMFQDYALFPHLSVGDNVGFGLKGNDKARVSELLERVGLKGFERRDVQTLSGGEAQRVALARALAPRPRLLMLDEPLGALDRALREQLTGELRSLLRAFGQTAIYVTHDQQEAFGIADQALILQAGNVAQIGPTVEVYRQPANDFVRKFLGPGKLIEGRVTEAATIKTEVGEWPMVENGLAAQPGDEVVMLLRAEGVRKR
- a CDS encoding iron ABC transporter permease, which translates into the protein MFRYLWLLPLAFFALFYVYPMATIIGLSGGDGMLATLADSNTWRVVGFTFWQATLSTIATLLVGLPGAYLVGRHRFRGKSLLRALTAVPFVMPTLVVAAGFNALIGERGWINLGLAVLNLPALTLSGLAAIVLAHVFYNTTIVIRLVGDYWSHLDPRLSQAARTLGVSPLRAFATVTLPLLAPALFAAALLVFIFDFTSFGVVLVLGGPRFATLEVEIYRQTFAFFNLPAAAALSLLQLACTLALTILYTRFSASVTRAATLRSTEFTQRPLTSLKQKTLAAIVIAGLFVLLLSPLTALTVRSIIKLEADQGERGAFQTGLTLDYYHALFENERGAAFFYTPISAVGNSARYAVVTVALSLMLGLPTAWMLANPRPNDSPSPDGAVPSGGATAVGGWSQLIEPFLMLPLGTSAVTLGLGFLIAFSRPPFNLRASPILIPLAHTLIAFPFVVRTLLPTWQSIRPQWRGAAATLGASQAEVWRRIDLPLIGRAALVAAAFAFAISLGEFGATALLTRPEFPTVPLAIYSFIGKPGALNFGRALALSVILMLTSGASILLIERARLKGVAEF
- a CDS encoding thiamine ABC transporter substrate-binding protein gives rise to the protein MSKKLSLLTLTLTLLLAACVAPAGPRSLTVMTHNSFTVTDSVLKEFESANNVTVTVLKSGDAGMMLNIAILNKSAPLADVLYGVDNTLLSRALDEELFEAYDAPALAEIPAALKLDDENRALPVDYGDVCLNYDKAYFAEKGLPPPGGLTDLTRPEYKGLTVVEDPATSSPGLAFVLAAWSAFGDEGFGDYWAAMRENDVKVAADWETAYYTDFSGSSGKGPRPIVVSYASSPPAEVFFASQPLSDSPTASVASAGSCFRQIEFVGILKDTKNRGLAEKWIDFMLSKTFQEDMPLNMFVYPALPSATLPDVFVKYTPTVESPVSLSPQIIADKREALIREWTEIVVK
- a CDS encoding thiamine diphosphokinase; amino-acid sequence: MRSIRTVIFANGELQDLDAARAVVQPTDTIIAADGGAKHCLALGVLPHILIGDFDSLAPTDLTALEAAGTRIIRHPARKDQTDLELALDFALTGGADDIIVLGALGGRWDQTLANLLLLAWPALSSTRIRLLDGTQEISLLRGPGELTFAGTAGDTISLIPVGGDASGITTSGLEYPLSGETLNFGSTRGISNVMIEPQVTVALTKGLLICVTIRVNGFT
- a CDS encoding nucleotidyltransferase domain-containing protein, with the protein product MTAKQEQHLHQITQTLVERIRPEKIVLFGSQAAGKATEQSDFDLLVILESDLRRDKRQELISRALRPRTFPVDILAYTPAEVQACVKDRHSFLNHILKTGKVLCERQSQRMAEPG